The following proteins are co-located in the Bacillus pumilus genome:
- a CDS encoding N-acetylneuraminate synthase family protein, with protein sequence MAHFYIGDRKVGDGAPVFIIAEAGINHDGKLDQALALIDVAKEAGADAVKFQMFQADRMYQKEPGLYETAKGEEVSIFSLVEQMELPPEWLPALLTRCEEKGLIFLSTVCDEESADLLNQTDPPAFKLASYEINHLPLLRHTASFQKPIIFSTAGATIADVHEAYEAITSQQNKQIAIMHCVAKYPAPRAFTNLRVLQTLTSAFPEAVIGFSDHSEHPTEAPVAAVKLGAAMIEKHFTVDKTLPGADHSFALDPEELKEMVQHIRAAEKQRNQTEEDAHSVPEELLGSSYKTTTAIEGQIREFAYRGIFTTRGIAKGETLTSENLAVLRPGQKSQGLHPRYMELLLGAKALSDIPAHTGVSWKDVLTQESQNDQ encoded by the coding sequence ATGGCGCATTTCTATATTGGAGATCGCAAAGTGGGGGATGGTGCGCCTGTCTTTATCATTGCAGAGGCAGGCATTAACCATGATGGAAAGCTGGATCAGGCCCTTGCTTTAATTGATGTGGCAAAAGAAGCAGGTGCCGATGCGGTGAAGTTTCAGATGTTTCAAGCTGATCGGATGTATCAAAAGGAACCGGGTTTGTACGAAACGGCCAAAGGAGAAGAAGTGTCCATTTTTTCGTTAGTAGAACAAATGGAGCTGCCGCCAGAATGGCTGCCGGCTTTATTAACACGTTGTGAGGAAAAGGGACTGATTTTTTTAAGCACAGTGTGTGACGAGGAATCTGCGGATTTATTGAATCAAACCGATCCGCCTGCTTTTAAACTGGCATCCTATGAAATCAATCATTTACCTCTTTTACGTCACACCGCTTCTTTTCAAAAGCCGATCATTTTTTCAACAGCTGGGGCAACCATTGCCGATGTTCATGAAGCATATGAGGCCATTACAAGCCAGCAAAATAAGCAAATCGCCATCATGCATTGTGTGGCAAAGTATCCTGCACCTAGAGCATTCACGAATCTTCGTGTGCTGCAAACCTTAACCTCAGCTTTTCCTGAGGCAGTCATTGGCTTTTCGGATCATAGTGAGCACCCAACTGAAGCGCCTGTTGCCGCTGTGAAGCTTGGGGCAGCCATGATTGAAAAGCATTTTACAGTGGATAAAACGTTACCTGGGGCGGATCATTCCTTTGCCCTTGATCCTGAAGAATTAAAGGAAATGGTTCAGCATATTCGAGCAGCAGAAAAGCAGCGAAATCAAACAGAAGAAGACGCTCATTCTGTGCCAGAGGAGCTTCTTGGCAGTTCTTATAAAACGACAACAGCCATTGAAGGTCAGATTCGTGAATTTGCGTATCGAGGGATTTTTACGACAAGAGGCATTGCAAAGGGCGAGACCTTAACTTCAGAAAATCTAGCCGTGCTGCGTCCAGGACAAAAAAGTCAGGGCCTGCATCCGCGATACATGGAGCTTTTACTTGGCGCAAAGGCTTTGAGCGACATCCCAGCCCATACAGGCGTTTCGTGGAAAGATGTGCTCACGCAGGAGTCCCAAAATGATCAATGA
- a CDS encoding GNAT family N-acetyltransferase — MKVVHAIDDQVLAAWLEKYDHRAEHMNSFKQFALVSGAQLKAVLLYDWSKWESGIFNQHIFHVKFVEAESALAFQELMERFIIWMRTEKCDFFFLRLEAADLEKNRIVQKLSHVYYVGGLTRLEAPPAQMEMPLSGQDVVISLPDEKDYDEAVSLGGQAFVKSRYALDPYLDQRVVRHFYQEWMRNNLYGRADINLVAKLNDEVVGLIQGKAIANKIGIELFAIRSDIQGKGIGKRLFVEMMKVSHDRQYSFISAGTQLHNIPAIQLYEKMGFRTMNTFLYYHVWPRKGER, encoded by the coding sequence ATGAAGGTTGTTCATGCAATAGACGATCAGGTGCTTGCCGCTTGGCTGGAGAAATATGATCACCGGGCGGAACACATGAACAGTTTCAAACAATTTGCCCTTGTCAGCGGAGCCCAGCTTAAAGCGGTGTTGTTATACGATTGGTCCAAATGGGAGAGCGGTATTTTTAATCAGCATATTTTTCATGTGAAGTTTGTGGAAGCTGAATCAGCACTTGCTTTTCAAGAATTGATGGAGCGATTCATCATTTGGATGAGAACCGAAAAATGCGATTTCTTCTTTTTACGCCTTGAAGCGGCTGATCTTGAAAAAAACCGTATTGTCCAAAAGCTATCACATGTCTACTATGTCGGCGGTCTCACTAGGCTTGAGGCACCGCCTGCTCAAATGGAGATGCCATTATCAGGTCAAGATGTGGTGATTAGTCTGCCGGATGAAAAGGATTACGATGAGGCGGTTTCACTCGGTGGTCAGGCTTTTGTGAAAAGCCGATATGCACTTGATCCATATTTAGACCAGCGTGTCGTCCGGCATTTCTATCAGGAATGGATGAGAAATAATTTGTATGGGCGTGCAGATATCAATCTCGTAGCAAAGCTGAACGATGAAGTGGTTGGCTTGATTCAAGGAAAGGCCATAGCTAATAAAATAGGGATTGAGCTTTTTGCCATTAGGTCAGATATTCAGGGAAAAGGGATCGGAAAAAGGCTGTTTGTAGAGATGATGAAAGTATCTCATGACAGACAATATAGCTTCATCTCAGCTGGAACGCAGTTGCATAACATTCCTGCGATCCAGCTGTACGAGAAGATGGGATTTAGGACAATGAATACTTTTCTGTATTACCATGTGTGGCCGAGAAAAGGAGAGAGATAA
- a CDS encoding DegT/DnrJ/EryC1/StrS family aminotransferase produces the protein MEQKRTQFLPYALPLIEQEEIDEVIGTLKSGWLSTGPKVRQFEEEFRQLTGAKHAIAVNSCTAALFLALKARGIGAGDEVITTPLTFCATANTIIHTGAAPIFVDIDPATLNLDAEKVEAAITPHTKAIVPVHFAGQSCDMDRILAIAKKYDLFVLEDAAHALYTTFHDQLIGSIGDATAFSFYATKNIATGEGGMLTTNDDALAARIRRLALHGMSKGAWNRYGEKGTWYYEVEEPGYKMNMFDVQASLGLVQLSRLENMQTRREQIAKAYNQAFQKEAGLILPPVHQKGRHAWHLYVLQVDPEKAVITRDDMIDQLQKEYKIGTSVHFIPVHLHPYYEQTYNYSPEDFPESLTYYKRTLSLPLYPSMTDEDVQDVITAVLSILKDKKASS, from the coding sequence ATGGAACAAAAGAGAACACAATTTCTTCCTTATGCACTGCCTTTGATTGAACAGGAAGAAATTGATGAAGTCATTGGAACATTAAAGTCCGGCTGGCTGTCAACCGGACCAAAAGTCAGGCAGTTTGAAGAAGAATTTCGGCAGCTGACAGGTGCAAAACACGCGATAGCTGTCAATTCATGTACAGCTGCTCTATTTTTAGCGTTAAAGGCGAGAGGCATTGGGGCTGGTGATGAAGTGATCACAACGCCCCTGACGTTCTGCGCAACAGCCAATACGATCATCCATACGGGGGCAGCACCTATTTTCGTGGATATTGATCCGGCGACACTCAATCTGGATGCGGAGAAAGTAGAAGCGGCCATCACACCACATACAAAAGCGATTGTACCTGTTCATTTTGCTGGTCAATCGTGCGATATGGACCGGATTTTAGCGATTGCCAAAAAGTATGATTTGTTTGTGCTTGAGGATGCCGCCCATGCCCTCTATACGACGTTTCACGATCAGCTCATTGGATCAATTGGTGATGCGACCGCTTTTAGTTTTTATGCAACGAAAAACATAGCGACCGGAGAAGGCGGCATGCTAACGACAAATGATGATGCACTTGCAGCTCGAATCAGAAGACTAGCGCTCCACGGGATGAGCAAGGGAGCGTGGAATCGTTATGGAGAAAAGGGAACGTGGTATTACGAGGTCGAGGAACCTGGCTATAAAATGAACATGTTTGACGTGCAAGCATCGTTAGGGCTCGTTCAGCTAAGCCGGCTGGAAAACATGCAGACGCGCAGAGAACAGATTGCGAAGGCATACAACCAGGCTTTTCAAAAAGAAGCAGGTCTGATCTTACCGCCTGTCCACCAAAAGGGAAGACATGCGTGGCATTTGTATGTGCTGCAAGTTGATCCAGAAAAAGCAGTCATCACACGTGATGACATGATTGATCAGCTGCAAAAGGAGTATAAAATTGGCACGAGCGTTCACTTTATTCCTGTTCATTTGCATCCATATTACGAGCAAACCTACAACTATTCACCAGAGGACTTCCCTGAATCACTCACTTATTACAAACGAACTCTCTCACTCCCGCTTTATCCAAGTATGACAGATGAAGATGTGCAGGATGTTATCACCGCAGTGTTGTCTATTTTAAAAGATAAGAAGGCATCTTCATGA
- a CDS encoding capsular polysaccharide export protein, LipB/KpsS family, which translates to MSHYIHHYWQVYFEYVNLMKDLSYRQIPLGLISNFYQYISPEVRESMEDKAFGHKLATTCPLPQEIQPFFDQHKQKMKRTSYRSEKGKVLLHIDHLRFTENNYKRFHPNKTVVLARWKKADYFGLPVISKPDLVGEVNKKAHAKYIKKANALLKPYAQHPVFGNAFFKEKLQKDIVQFIDVIDQTEALFHKHPIAAVIVGTTEDVYSRVLALQTVKRQITSICLQHGALMGDEAFLPIFTTLHGVFGKYEKDWYEAKGCQPEQVEMTGHPRFDLVHERKPLQQDLLFRKLNFSPAKKTVLVATQPFSEAFYGDILKTLSKRKDIQLIIKPHPLEIIKNLVHDYEAIERAMSHVRLIKKEIDLYDLLPYMDMVITLTSTVGLEAMLFEKSVLIGKMSQGRRYPYYESLGSYHMENPIKLAEKAVLTLSDEREMKLAKQQGALFVKENYPHARSTDVLLALLKTKTGVDFKR; encoded by the coding sequence ATGTCGCATTATATTCATCATTATTGGCAGGTATACTTTGAGTATGTGAATTTAATGAAAGACTTGTCTTACCGTCAAATTCCTCTTGGGTTAATCAGCAATTTTTATCAATACATTAGCCCAGAGGTTAGAGAAAGTATGGAAGATAAAGCGTTTGGCCACAAACTGGCCACAACTTGCCCGTTGCCGCAAGAGATTCAGCCATTTTTTGATCAGCACAAACAAAAAATGAAGCGTACCTCTTATCGTTCAGAAAAGGGAAAGGTATTGCTACACATTGACCACCTACGCTTTACTGAAAACAATTATAAACGATTTCATCCGAACAAAACGGTGGTGTTGGCCCGCTGGAAAAAGGCTGATTATTTTGGATTACCGGTGATCAGCAAGCCGGATTTAGTAGGAGAGGTTAATAAAAAAGCCCATGCTAAATATATTAAAAAAGCAAACGCTCTACTGAAACCTTACGCACAGCATCCTGTCTTTGGCAATGCTTTTTTTAAAGAAAAACTTCAGAAGGACATTGTGCAATTTATTGATGTGATTGACCAGACAGAGGCATTATTTCACAAGCATCCAATTGCAGCCGTCATTGTCGGTACGACGGAGGATGTTTACAGCCGCGTGCTGGCTCTGCAAACAGTGAAGCGTCAAATCACTAGTATTTGTCTTCAGCATGGTGCACTTATGGGTGATGAAGCCTTTTTACCGATTTTCACAACACTTCATGGGGTGTTTGGGAAGTATGAAAAGGATTGGTATGAAGCCAAAGGCTGTCAGCCTGAACAGGTGGAGATGACAGGTCATCCAAGGTTTGATTTGGTGCATGAACGAAAGCCGCTTCAACAGGATTTGCTGTTTCGTAAATTGAATTTCAGCCCAGCCAAAAAGACAGTACTTGTGGCGACACAGCCGTTTTCAGAAGCTTTTTATGGTGATATCCTTAAAACGCTTTCGAAACGGAAAGATATTCAGCTGATCATCAAGCCGCATCCTTTGGAAATTATCAAAAATCTCGTGCATGATTATGAGGCGATTGAACGAGCAATGAGCCATGTGAGATTGATTAAAAAGGAAATCGACTTGTATGATCTGCTGCCATATATGGATATGGTCATTACGCTCACATCAACAGTCGGTCTTGAAGCGATGCTTTTTGAAAAAAGTGTGCTAATTGGGAAGATGTCACAAGGCAGAAGATACCCTTATTACGAGTCGCTTGGCAGCTATCATATGGAAAACCCTATTAAACTTGCTGAGAAAGCGGTTCTTACTTTGTCGGATGAACGAGAGATGAAGCTGGCGAAACAGCAAGGTGCCCTTTTTGTCAAAGAAAATTACCCACATGCGCGATCGACCGATGTTCTGCTTGCTCTGCTCAAAACAAAAACAGGTGTGGATTTTAAGAGATAA
- a CDS encoding glycosyltransferase family 2 protein, which yields MTKVTVIMTSYNKADYVGRSIEAILNQTLSDLELFIMDDGSNGKTLAAIEPFRKDPRVHYIQSGVKTLKERTAKTRYAVLINQALEQAKGEYISYATDDNVYAPDRLEKLTGYLDASPRANIVYSGSKVIYLNSKKETVKEIIRPAQIVQWNAPCAIDHCSIVHRASILKRIHTEYGSYWDENPRYYCIGDARFFFRLNHFYPFYPYNEVLDTNYITEQSIHYQLADKAKSDFIKALPPQSSCWELRRVLKKRYGR from the coding sequence TTGACGAAAGTAACTGTCATTATGACGAGCTACAACAAGGCGGATTACGTTGGCAGATCGATTGAAGCGATATTAAACCAGACTTTGTCAGACCTTGAACTTTTTATCATGGATGATGGATCAAACGGAAAAACCCTGGCTGCTATTGAGCCTTTTCGCAAAGATCCGCGCGTCCATTATATCCAAAGCGGTGTCAAAACGCTGAAAGAGCGAACAGCGAAAACCCGCTATGCCGTACTCATTAATCAAGCGCTAGAACAGGCAAAGGGTGAATATATTTCTTATGCGACAGATGACAATGTGTATGCGCCAGATCGCTTGGAAAAGCTCACGGGTTATTTGGATGCCAGTCCGAGAGCAAATATTGTCTATTCTGGTTCTAAAGTGATCTATTTAAATAGCAAAAAAGAGACTGTGAAGGAAATCATACGGCCTGCGCAAATTGTGCAATGGAATGCACCGTGTGCCATTGATCATTGCTCAATTGTTCATCGTGCATCCATTTTAAAAAGAATTCATACTGAATATGGATCTTACTGGGATGAGAATCCACGGTACTATTGTATAGGAGATGCGAGGTTCTTTTTTAGATTAAATCATTTCTATCCGTTCTACCCCTATAACGAAGTACTGGATACGAATTACATCACAGAACAGTCAATTCATTATCAATTAGCAGATAAAGCAAAAAGCGACTTTATTAAAGCACTTCCCCCGCAGTCTAGCTGCTGGGAGCTCCGTCGTGTATTAAAAAAGAGATATGGGAGGTAA
- a CDS encoding YIP1 family protein → MKAMKSDLSQEEEAKGFFRFFKIFVATKTIIRSYQHSSIPIWLMILLASIAGTSWIYEGYFSEYMGNHIPFPFILLHGAGFGILAGNLILFFGALILQWLGRLFFGNKTPYRDVLKACTLTVFFPSALFALTWVFTVGMLGPYTFVKISPYLDQHYEVWYYLDLWTLTEAYAKTWILGMAVLGIVAVMKLRVWQAFIVVITPLAAFFLIMTLVFDVQRAVNWMM, encoded by the coding sequence TTGAAAGCTATGAAGAGTGATCTCTCCCAAGAAGAGGAAGCAAAAGGATTTTTTCGATTTTTTAAAATTTTCGTCGCGACAAAAACGATTATTCGCTCATACCAACACTCCTCTATTCCAATCTGGCTGATGATACTCCTTGCAAGTATCGCTGGGACGAGCTGGATCTACGAAGGGTATTTTAGCGAGTATATGGGCAATCATATTCCATTCCCTTTTATTCTGTTACATGGGGCGGGTTTTGGTATTTTAGCAGGCAATCTCATTCTATTTTTCGGTGCACTCATTTTACAGTGGTTAGGACGGCTCTTTTTTGGCAATAAAACGCCTTATCGAGATGTGCTCAAGGCCTGCACGCTGACGGTCTTTTTTCCTTCTGCTTTATTTGCCCTTACTTGGGTTTTCACTGTGGGGATGCTTGGTCCGTATACATTTGTTAAGATCTCTCCCTATTTAGATCAGCATTATGAAGTATGGTATTATCTCGATCTTTGGACACTTACTGAAGCATATGCAAAGACATGGATATTGGGGATGGCTGTGTTAGGCATTGTCGCTGTGATGAAGCTAAGAGTATGGCAAGCCTTCATTGTCGTCATCACACCGCTGGCCGCATTTTTTCTCATTATGACACTTGTATTTGATGTCCAGCGGGCTGTCAACTGGATGATGTAA
- the gerQ gene encoding spore coat protein GerQ, which produces MKLKNQFGQGSGFEGQDFRQQQYGANPYPAQQMGYSVPPQTQGQMQQGYSPMPSTGTSQGGQGAQSGGQPYQIPSGPIYQQNVTGQLPIEQSYIENILRLNRGKVATIYMTFEASKEWNSKIFRGVIEAAGRDHIIISDNKTGTRYLLLTIYLDYITFDGEIQYDYPYSMSTYSPR; this is translated from the coding sequence ATGAAATTGAAAAATCAATTTGGGCAAGGTTCGGGTTTCGAAGGTCAAGATTTTCGCCAGCAACAATATGGAGCAAATCCGTATCCTGCGCAGCAGATGGGTTATTCAGTCCCTCCCCAAACGCAGGGTCAAATGCAGCAAGGTTATTCGCCAATGCCATCTACTGGTACTTCACAAGGAGGCCAAGGCGCGCAGAGCGGCGGACAGCCATATCAAATTCCTTCTGGGCCAATATATCAGCAGAATGTCACAGGTCAGCTGCCAATTGAGCAGTCCTATATTGAAAATATTTTACGATTGAACCGCGGCAAGGTCGCCACGATTTATATGACGTTTGAAGCGAGTAAGGAATGGAATTCGAAGATTTTTAGAGGGGTCATTGAAGCTGCAGGACGTGACCACATTATCATTAGTGATAACAAGACAGGGACACGATACTTACTGTTAACGATCTACCTTGATTACATTACGTTTGATGGGGAAATTCAATATGACTATCCATACTCTATGTCAACGTATTCTCCAAGATAA
- a CDS encoding cupin domain-containing protein yields the protein MTVELDYTSPNVKYSYDLNQSPLVKYDQHNLINVLGKKQLNSLDQVSLLDIYLSKSKVVEPHYHQNAAELVYCITGSAAVSMLNPFTKKLHTYTITPGQVANVPQGWWHYEIALQDRTHLLAIFNASTPEVILGSDLLTLTPSHIMAHTYCMNETQWKKATQPVKPSVFIGPFCHQEEEAQTHPVPPSHYVPYYQAPPNYTPYWS from the coding sequence ATGACTGTTGAGCTGGATTATACTTCACCAAATGTCAAATATTCATACGATCTGAATCAAAGCCCCCTCGTCAAATATGATCAACATAACCTGATAAATGTTTTAGGAAAAAAACAATTAAACTCGTTGGATCAAGTATCCCTGCTTGATATATATTTGAGTAAAAGTAAAGTAGTAGAGCCTCATTATCACCAAAATGCCGCAGAGCTTGTTTACTGTATAACCGGTTCTGCTGCTGTATCCATGCTGAATCCATTTACAAAAAAGCTGCACACCTATACCATCACCCCTGGGCAGGTGGCAAACGTGCCTCAAGGCTGGTGGCACTATGAGATCGCCCTCCAGGACAGAACTCATTTGTTAGCCATTTTTAATGCATCTACGCCAGAAGTGATCCTAGGCTCAGACCTTCTCACCCTTACCCCCTCTCACATCATGGCACATACGTATTGCATGAACGAAACGCAGTGGAAGAAGGCGACACAGCCTGTGAAACCAAGTGTGTTTATCGGACCGTTCTGCCACCAAGAGGAAGAGGCCCAAACGCACCCTGTCCCTCCTTCTCACTACGTCCCTTATTATCAAGCACCGCCCAACTACACCCCTTACTGGAGTTAA
- a CDS encoding DUF423 domain-containing protein — protein sequence MKLFFILGAINAMLAVGLGAFGAHGLEGKIPEKYIEIWNKGVQYQMFHAIGLFIVAFLADKLSGVSLVPAAGWVMLAGILFFSGSLYVLALTQVKILGAITPIGGVAFIASWIMLVIAAAKNL from the coding sequence ATGAAACTATTTTTCATATTAGGTGCCATTAACGCCATGCTTGCCGTTGGGCTTGGAGCCTTCGGTGCACATGGACTGGAAGGGAAAATCCCTGAAAAGTATATTGAGATATGGAATAAAGGTGTTCAATATCAGATGTTCCATGCGATTGGACTATTTATAGTGGCCTTTCTTGCAGATAAGCTGTCAGGTGTCTCTTTAGTACCGGCCGCTGGCTGGGTAATGCTTGCAGGTATCCTTTTCTTCTCAGGAAGCCTTTATGTGCTGGCATTGACTCAGGTGAAGATTCTTGGTGCCATTACCCCAATTGGCGGAGTGGCGTTTATCGCTTCTTGGATCATGCTTGTCATTGCAGCAGCAAAAAATTTATAA